One Limnochordia bacterium genomic region harbors:
- a CDS encoding DUF3189 family protein, producing MKIVYCCFGGAHSSPVAAAIHLGQLAAHRLPTPEEIMEIPLFDRNDDKGTLHYIGTDELANEVYVLGRGGGAEIVEKALVSGYNLGGGAAKLRLVDTLRCVNYQMRIGGYLSRRLRLISIGRPMVLRGTIRAFPCLVAVVKQVKEGLGGSL from the coding sequence GTGAAGATTGTCTATTGCTGTTTCGGAGGCGCCCACTCATCCCCAGTGGCGGCCGCCATTCATCTCGGTCAGCTAGCCGCCCATCGACTGCCAACACCAGAAGAAATCATGGAGATTCCTCTTTTTGACCGTAATGACGATAAAGGCACCTTGCATTACATAGGAACCGATGAACTTGCCAATGAAGTCTATGTGCTTGGGCGGGGCGGCGGTGCCGAAATTGTGGAAAAGGCCTTAGTTAGCGGCTATAACCTAGGTGGGGGAGCGGCCAAACTCAGACTGGTGGATACACTACGGTGCGTAAACTACCAGATGCGTATCGGCGGATACTTATCCCGCAGGCTTAGACTGATTAGCATTGGCCGTCCGATGGTCTTGAGGGGTACTATTCGTGCTTTTCCTTGTTTGGTAGCTGTCGTTAAGCAAGTTAAGGAGGGGCTTGGAGGCTCATTGTAG